A section of the Streptomyces sp. V3I8 genome encodes:
- a CDS encoding alpha/beta fold hydrolase, which produces MPTTRAAWKPPEWNVPERTREELVPLRWRGLRYTCRVITSDRPPATEPLLLLGGALQDMYAWPRLERRLSAHMPLVFVDLPGVGTADDLPVEQGFDALAEAALAVADRLGYDRINLLGASYGAPIAYRAALSRPATIARLVLAGATHRMNPRLVSDCEQVWSARAALADDADGSVSDSGSHEIAAHAVAALLNTGAGDRVAQGPAVARMLHRQFARITPAEARRHAVCHQRLRAADLLPSAAVDAVRALVFTGEHDDVSTPDENRAVAAAIAHSTFLLVHDADHMVHLEREAEYADLVLRFLTDLPLDDLPYATAPEYFGRSVPGAR; this is translated from the coding sequence ATGCCGACCACCCGCGCCGCGTGGAAGCCGCCCGAATGGAACGTGCCCGAGCGGACCAGGGAGGAACTCGTCCCCCTGCGATGGCGCGGTCTGCGCTACACCTGCCGTGTCATCACCTCGGACCGGCCGCCGGCCACCGAACCCCTGCTGCTGCTCGGCGGCGCGCTGCAGGACATGTACGCATGGCCCCGGCTGGAGCGCAGGCTCAGCGCCCACATGCCCCTGGTGTTCGTCGACCTCCCCGGTGTCGGGACCGCCGACGACCTGCCCGTCGAGCAGGGTTTCGACGCGCTGGCCGAAGCCGCCCTGGCCGTCGCCGACCGGCTCGGGTACGACCGGATCAATCTGCTGGGGGCCTCGTACGGCGCACCGATCGCCTACCGCGCCGCCCTGAGCCGCCCGGCGACGATCGCGCGGCTCGTGCTGGCCGGCGCCACGCACCGGATGAACCCGCGCCTGGTGTCCGACTGCGAACAGGTGTGGAGTGCCCGTGCCGCACTCGCGGACGACGCCGACGGGAGTGTGTCGGACTCCGGTTCGCACGAGATCGCGGCCCACGCCGTCGCCGCGCTGCTGAACACCGGCGCCGGGGACCGGGTCGCGCAGGGTCCCGCCGTGGCCCGGATGCTGCACCGGCAGTTCGCCCGGATCACTCCGGCCGAGGCCCGCCGCCACGCGGTCTGCCACCAGCGGCTGCGTGCCGCGGACCTGCTGCCGTCCGCGGCCGTCGACGCCGTGCGCGCACTGGTGTTCACCGGCGAGCACGACGACGTCAGCACGCCGGACGAGAACCGTGCCGTGGCGGCCGCCATCGCGCATTCGACGTTCCTCCTCGTCCATGACGCCGACCACATGGTGCATCTCGAACGGGAAGCCGAATACGCCGACCTGGTCCTGCGCTTCCTCACCGACCTGCCGCTCGACGACCTTCCCTACGCGACCGCGCCGGAATATTTCGGACGGAGTGTCCCGGGAGCCCGCTGA
- a CDS encoding acyl carrier protein produces MKHVLEELKGILTTQAGLPPTPITADATLADAGIDSMAVTVLSMQLEDRMGLFLTEDELSCAPTVTALADLIASRAAGSR; encoded by the coding sequence ATGAAGCACGTGCTCGAAGAACTCAAAGGCATCCTCACCACACAGGCCGGGCTGCCCCCCACGCCCATCACCGCCGACGCGACCCTGGCCGACGCGGGTATCGACTCCATGGCCGTGACCGTGCTGTCCATGCAACTGGAGGACCGCATGGGCCTGTTCCTCACCGAGGACGAACTCTCGTGCGCCCCCACCGTCACAGCCCTGGCCGACCTCATCGCGAGCCGAGCCGCCGGGAGCCGGTGA
- a CDS encoding beta-ketoacyl-ACP synthase III, whose amino-acid sequence MNVSSADLQETSGPAAVVTGVGSYLPPRRVTNDELCARLDSSDAWIRERIGIQERRRADTAVSTGDLALEAARRAMRSAGVPDVDALVLATTTPDHHCPATAPAVAHRLGLRDVIAFDVTAGCAGFVYASAVAAGLISAGSARRVLVVGAETMSAIIDPDDRATAPLFGDGAGAMVLEAGAEGQEGRLGPFVCGSDGSLADAIVIPAGGARERHRRDTAPASDFFVHMRGNEVFRHAVRRMSQAARDAAAAAGWTLDEVDRLIVHQANGRIAASVADALGIPPERTPSNIAAVGNTAAASVPLLLAHAADEGLLKPGHRVLVVAFGSGLAWAATTFVWPPGVTAQL is encoded by the coding sequence ATGAACGTTTCGAGCGCGGACCTCCAGGAGACGTCGGGACCGGCCGCCGTGGTGACCGGTGTGGGTTCGTATCTCCCGCCCCGTCGGGTGACCAACGACGAGCTGTGCGCCCGGCTGGACAGCAGCGACGCGTGGATCCGGGAGAGAATCGGCATCCAGGAGCGTCGCCGCGCGGACACGGCGGTGTCCACGGGGGATCTCGCGCTGGAGGCCGCCCGGCGGGCGATGCGATCGGCGGGTGTGCCGGACGTCGACGCCCTGGTCCTGGCCACGACCACCCCGGACCACCACTGCCCGGCCACCGCTCCCGCGGTCGCCCACCGCCTCGGACTGCGCGACGTGATCGCCTTCGACGTCACCGCGGGGTGCGCGGGCTTCGTGTACGCGTCGGCCGTGGCCGCCGGTCTCATCAGCGCGGGCAGCGCCCGGCGGGTCCTGGTCGTGGGCGCGGAGACGATGTCGGCCATCATCGACCCGGACGACCGTGCGACGGCGCCTCTTTTCGGTGACGGCGCGGGAGCCATGGTCCTGGAGGCCGGGGCCGAGGGGCAGGAAGGCCGCCTCGGACCCTTCGTCTGCGGCAGCGACGGCTCGCTCGCGGACGCCATCGTCATCCCCGCGGGCGGGGCCCGCGAGCGCCACCGGCGGGACACCGCGCCCGCGAGTGACTTCTTCGTTCACATGCGCGGTAACGAGGTGTTCCGGCACGCCGTGCGCCGCATGAGCCAGGCCGCCCGGGACGCGGCCGCGGCCGCGGGATGGACACTCGACGAGGTCGACCGCCTGATCGTCCACCAGGCCAACGGGCGTATCGCCGCCTCCGTCGCCGACGCGCTCGGCATCCCGCCCGAGCGCACGCCCTCCAACATCGCCGCCGTCGGCAACACCGCCGCGGCCTCCGTCCCGCTGCTGCTCGCCCACGCCGCGGACGAAGGTCTGCTGAAACCTGGGCACCGCGTGCTCGTTGTCGCTTTCGGCAGCGGGCTCGCCTGGGCCGCCACCACGTTCGTGTGGCCTCCGGGCGTCACCGCGCAGTTGTAG
- a CDS encoding TetR/AcrR family transcriptional regulator, giving the protein MTVDREATAPFTLRERRRAAAVREILEAAERQIAEDGPAALSLRAVARSLGMTVQALYHYFPSRDDLVTALIAKAYDALAEAVRTAIETAEDDSPVERVIIAAEGYRRWAIANPERFQLLYGTPLRYYAAPAEGPTTQATRRMSALFEQELFGGFTELQLAAASTPDLSPSFVEYLDRLPPTGRRKLPPAATALLMSAWGHMHGMVVLEVFGHTAFLGDHQAEVFRMSIRNLVEDAHRRITLPEAGREGVTNAAG; this is encoded by the coding sequence ATGACCGTCGACCGAGAAGCAACCGCCCCGTTCACCCTGCGCGAGCGGCGGCGCGCCGCCGCCGTGCGGGAGATCCTGGAGGCCGCCGAGCGCCAGATCGCCGAGGACGGGCCGGCGGCCCTGTCCCTGCGCGCGGTCGCCCGGAGCCTGGGGATGACCGTGCAGGCGCTGTACCACTACTTCCCGAGCCGGGACGACCTCGTCACCGCCCTCATCGCCAAGGCGTACGACGCGCTGGCCGAGGCCGTACGGACCGCCATCGAGACCGCCGAGGACGACTCGCCCGTGGAGCGCGTGATCATCGCGGCAGAGGGATACCGCCGATGGGCCATCGCCAACCCCGAGCGGTTCCAACTCCTCTACGGCACACCGCTGCGCTACTACGCGGCCCCCGCCGAGGGTCCGACGACGCAGGCGACGCGCCGGATGTCCGCGCTCTTCGAGCAGGAGCTGTTCGGCGGGTTCACCGAACTCCAACTGGCCGCGGCCAGCACCCCTGACCTCTCGCCGTCGTTCGTGGAGTACCTGGACCGGTTGCCGCCCACCGGCCGGCGGAAGCTGCCGCCGGCCGCGACCGCTCTTCTCATGAGCGCCTGGGGGCACATGCACGGCATGGTGGTCCTGGAGGTGTTCGGGCACACCGCGTTCCTCGGCGACCACCAGGCCGAGGTCTTCCGCATGTCGATACGGAACCTGGTCGAGGACGCCCACCGCCGGATAACGCTCCCCGAGGCCGGGAGGGAAGGCGTCACGAACGCCGCCGGGTGA
- a CDS encoding MMPL family transporter, giving the protein MFERMAELAIRRSRLILVVAVVALALMGVAGAGAFGKLLGGGYDDPASPSSRAAKVIDEKFGGETNLVLLVRAEEGRVDAPAAEKSGRALVADLKKDENLQNVISYWDTDSPNLLSKDAREAMVLAHVKGEGTERDENATAVIDDYAGTYEEALTVKAGGGAAVNSEMGEQSGKDLLLAEAIAVPLTLLLLLVVFGSVVSALLPLVIGIIAIMGTFAELFLLGSVTDVSVFAVNLTTALGLGLGIDYALLMVSRFREQLAGGASVDDAVRRTVSTAGRTIAFSAATVAAALGALMVFPQYFLRSFGYAGVGVVAIAAVSTLFVMPALFVVLGHRVNSGRLPWARSKQSDGRLPLWGRLARTVMRRPALTALPVLAVLLVAAAPLLGITFGTPDERVLPEDANSRQVSSVLRSDFSGSDDAAMHIVLGKAVDKDPLQSYAARLSELEGVVRVEASTGTYAEGRSTAPGPANAALGRPDAQQINVVSALAPKSDEAQSLVDEVRSVDAPAGVDPLVGGTDAVLVDSKDSVADRLPLAVALVALTTFVLLFLFTGSVVQPLRALALNLLSLGATLGVMTWIFQDGHLSSLLGFTAQPMDVSMTVLMFCIAFGLSMDYEVFVTSRIKELHDQGEDNESAVTNGLGHTGRIVSAAACLLAVSFFAFGTAKLSFMQMFGLGSGLAILLDAVAVRGVLVPAAMRLLGRSAWYAPGFLRAFHNRYGLSEGGPEPVAAGVPVARPLPEKSPTEV; this is encoded by the coding sequence GTGTTTGAACGCATGGCCGAACTGGCGATCCGTCGCTCCCGGCTCATACTCGTCGTCGCCGTCGTGGCGCTGGCCCTCATGGGTGTCGCGGGCGCCGGCGCGTTCGGCAAGTTGCTGGGGGGTGGCTACGACGACCCGGCCTCCCCGTCCAGCCGTGCCGCAAAGGTCATCGACGAGAAGTTCGGCGGGGAGACGAACCTGGTCCTGCTGGTCCGCGCCGAGGAGGGCCGCGTCGACGCTCCCGCGGCGGAGAAGAGCGGTCGGGCCCTGGTGGCCGACCTCAAGAAGGACGAGAACCTGCAGAACGTGATCTCGTACTGGGACACGGACAGCCCCAACCTCCTTTCCAAGGACGCCCGCGAGGCCATGGTGCTCGCCCATGTGAAGGGTGAGGGCACCGAGCGCGACGAGAACGCCACGGCCGTCATCGACGACTACGCGGGCACGTACGAGGAGGCGTTGACGGTCAAGGCCGGTGGCGGCGCCGCCGTGAACAGCGAGATGGGAGAGCAGTCGGGCAAGGACCTCCTGCTGGCCGAGGCCATCGCCGTACCGCTGACGCTGCTGCTGCTCCTGGTCGTCTTCGGCAGCGTGGTCTCCGCCCTGCTGCCGCTGGTGATCGGAATCATCGCGATCATGGGCACGTTCGCGGAGCTCTTCCTCCTCGGCAGCGTCACCGACGTCTCCGTCTTCGCGGTCAACCTGACCACGGCGCTGGGGCTGGGCCTCGGCATCGACTACGCCCTCCTGATGGTCAGCCGGTTCCGGGAACAGCTCGCGGGCGGCGCGAGTGTGGACGACGCCGTCCGGCGGACGGTGAGCACGGCCGGCCGTACGATCGCGTTCTCCGCCGCGACCGTGGCGGCGGCGCTCGGGGCGCTCATGGTGTTCCCGCAGTACTTCCTGCGCTCGTTCGGCTACGCCGGTGTCGGTGTCGTCGCCATCGCGGCCGTCAGCACCCTGTTCGTCATGCCGGCCCTGTTCGTGGTCCTGGGGCACCGCGTCAACAGCGGGCGGCTGCCGTGGGCCAGGTCCAAGCAGTCCGACGGCCGGCTGCCGCTCTGGGGGCGTCTCGCCCGCACCGTCATGCGGCGGCCCGCGCTCACCGCGCTGCCGGTGCTGGCGGTCCTGCTCGTGGCGGCGGCTCCCCTGCTGGGCATCACCTTCGGCACGCCGGACGAACGTGTCCTGCCCGAGGACGCCAACAGCCGCCAGGTGTCCTCGGTACTGCGGAGCGACTTCTCCGGCAGCGACGACGCGGCCATGCACATCGTCCTCGGCAAGGCCGTGGACAAGGACCCGCTGCAGTCGTACGCGGCCAGGCTGTCCGAGCTCGAAGGGGTCGTCCGCGTCGAGGCGAGCACGGGCACCTACGCCGAAGGCCGCTCCACGGCGCCGGGTCCGGCCAACGCGGCCCTCGGCCGCCCCGACGCACAGCAGATCAACGTGGTGAGCGCCCTGGCGCCGAAGTCGGACGAGGCGCAGAGCCTGGTCGACGAGGTGCGCTCGGTCGATGCGCCCGCCGGGGTGGACCCCCTGGTCGGCGGGACCGACGCCGTGCTGGTCGACTCCAAGGACTCCGTCGCCGACCGGCTCCCGCTCGCGGTGGCACTGGTCGCCCTGACGACGTTCGTCCTGCTCTTCCTGTTCACCGGCAGTGTCGTGCAGCCGCTGCGTGCGCTGGCCCTGAACCTGCTCAGCCTGGGAGCGACCCTCGGCGTCATGACCTGGATCTTCCAGGACGGCCATCTGTCCTCCCTGCTCGGTTTCACCGCGCAGCCGATGGACGTGTCGATGACCGTGCTGATGTTCTGCATCGCCTTCGGTCTCTCGATGGACTACGAGGTGTTCGTCACCAGCCGGATCAAGGAGCTCCACGACCAGGGCGAGGACAACGAGTCCGCCGTGACCAACGGTCTCGGGCACACCGGACGCATCGTCAGCGCGGCGGCCTGCCTGCTCGCGGTGAGCTTCTTCGCCTTCGGAACGGCCAAGCTCAGTTTCATGCAGATGTTCGGTCTGGGCAGCGGGCTGGCCATCCTCCTCGACGCGGTCGCCGTACGCGGAGTGCTCGTGCCCGCCGCGATGCGCCTGCTCGGACGCTCCGCCTGGTACGCGCCCGGCTTCCTCCGCGCGTTCCACAACCGCTACGGCCTCAGTGAGGGCGGGCCCGAGCCGGTGGCCGCCGGCGTACCCGTGGCGCGGCCGCTGCCGGAGAAGAGCCCGACGGAGGTCTGA
- a CDS encoding oxygenase MpaB family protein, with protein sequence MGRYSRLHRIERMDPRQDYEEIFRLITAYEFPWDYLQGVSVAFLRDYGVPRISQLLDRTQEFERVGQKRYDDTILIAHEMVRDGMDSEGGRAAVRHLNRIHGRYRIADEDYLYVLATTVVGPKRWIDRYGWRPLSPQETESLALVGRHMGDMMGIAGLPADYAGFARLHDAYEQRMFAYDPANRRVAAATLRVVTQWYPRGLRALVARASLAVLDDSLLTALGFRPQPRRVRIAVRRALRARAALVRHLPPRPDRLPYRPKPRSYPFGWTLDDLGPHWSHSRPLRPLPDEDEDETGGTPPTGERPPRREPR encoded by the coding sequence ATGGGCCGTTACAGCCGGCTGCACCGCATCGAGCGGATGGACCCGCGGCAGGACTACGAGGAGATCTTCCGCCTGATCACCGCGTACGAGTTCCCCTGGGACTACCTCCAGGGCGTCTCGGTGGCCTTCCTGCGGGACTACGGCGTACCACGCATATCGCAACTCCTGGACCGCACGCAGGAGTTCGAGCGGGTGGGACAGAAGCGGTACGACGACACCATTCTGATCGCCCACGAGATGGTGCGCGACGGCATGGACTCGGAAGGAGGCCGCGCCGCGGTCCGGCACCTGAACCGGATCCACGGGCGCTACCGCATAGCCGACGAGGACTATCTCTACGTCCTGGCCACCACCGTGGTGGGACCCAAGCGGTGGATCGACCGGTACGGCTGGCGGCCGTTGTCCCCGCAGGAGACCGAGAGCCTCGCACTGGTGGGGCGGCACATGGGCGACATGATGGGCATCGCCGGACTGCCCGCCGACTACGCCGGGTTCGCCCGCCTCCATGACGCGTACGAGCAACGGATGTTCGCCTACGATCCCGCCAACCGGCGCGTCGCCGCTGCCACGTTGCGGGTCGTCACCCAGTGGTACCCCAGAGGGCTACGGGCACTGGTGGCGCGGGCCTCGCTCGCCGTCCTCGACGACTCGCTGCTCACCGCGCTGGGCTTTCGCCCGCAGCCGCGCCGGGTACGGATCGCCGTGCGCCGCGCCCTGCGGGCCAGGGCCGCCCTGGTGCGCCATCTGCCTCCCCGGCCGGACCGGCTGCCGTACCGGCCCAAGCCCCGCAGCTACCCCTTCGGCTGGACGCTGGACGACCTCGGCCCGCACTGGTCGCACTCCCGGCCGCTGCGCCCGCTGCCGGACGAGGACGAGGACGAGACGGGCGGCACTCCACCGACCGGTGAGCGTCCGCCCCGGCGCGAGCCTCGGTGA